In Labrus bergylta chromosome 1, fLabBer1.1, whole genome shotgun sequence, one genomic interval encodes:
- the wu:fc21g02 gene encoding wu:fc21g02, which translates to MMWWCALLLCAALSVESYTVHELYENLSHGRQLKIYLPKSVDKLEFTPADEPNKIFLYWERGHARASRGRVSGTGTDRRWYLEKVTYEDQGTYTQRDYWNKEVSIVKVVIKPRYNYPKCVAGESLYIPLEGLDLADSFLKFSGAVNVTLVREGARVSQDLPDYWDRVQTHSMKIEILNVNVSDEGHYYLRDRRDRLVSVTRMELTARHEYSEGNPLMALLLLLGIPAGICCCCRKKIFKQKQNTANTLQAVPVAVHPPPPVGPVGPVGPAPPYSSGPPGGVYYHGPDPNMGPTMYPPPQPVGPGQWQGPPPSQGFNPAYPPQNPAYPPAGPQWNGPPPGMHPPGPAAPMGYAPAPVMYSSPPPEELKMQNMASSPADPLLTKAAQADSAHFPEAPVPPPSSSSALPADGAATFQIQDGKNTTNFL; encoded by the exons atGATGTGGTGGTGTGCGCTCCTGCTCTGTGCGGCTCTCTCTGTAG AGTCGTACACCGTCCACGAACTATATGAGAACTTGAGTCACGGTCGACAGCTGAAGATCTACCTGCCAAAGAGTGTCGATAAGCTTGAGTTCACGCCCGCTGATGAGCCCAATAAGATCTTTCTGTACTGGGAGAGGGGCCACGCCAG GGCCTCCAGAGGCCGAGTGTCAGGGACAGGAACTGACCGCCGCTGGTACCTCGAGAAG GTGACCTATGAGGACCAGGGGAcgtacacacagagagactacTGGAACAAGGAGGTCTCCATTGTTAAAGTGGTCATCAAGC CGCGATACAACTACCCGAAGTGTGTGGCAGGAGAGAGTCTGTACATCCCTCTGGAGGGACTCGACCTCGCAGACAGCTTCCTGAAGTTCAGTGGGGCCGTCAATGTCACTCTG GTGAGGGAGGGGGCTCGGGTCTCTCAGGACCTACCAGACTACTGGGACCGTGTTCAGACTCACTCAATGAAAATCGAGATTCTGAACGTGAACGTCAGCGATGAAGGTCACTATTATCTGAGGGACCGCAGAGACCGGCTGGTGTCTGTCACCAGGATGGAGCTGACAG CTCGCCATGAGTACTCAGAGGGGAACCCTCTCatggctctgctgctgctgctcgggaTCCCTGCAgggatctgctgctgctgccgcaaGAAGATCTTcaagcagaaacaaaacacagcaaacacgctgcag gccGTCCCTGTTGCGGTCCATCCCCCCCCTCCCGTTGGACCTGTCGGCCCTGTTGGTCCTGCTCCTCCCTATAGCTCTGGACCTCCAGGAGGG gtgtACTACCATGGCCCTGACCCCAACATG GGTCCTACAATGTACCCCCCTCCTCAGCCTGTAGGTCCAGGACAGTGGCAaggcccccctccctcccag GGTTTTAACCCCGCCTACCCTCCTCAGAATCCAGCCTACCCCCCTGCTGGTCCACAGTGGAACGGTCCGCCTCCGGGTATGCATCCCCCAGGCCCTGCTGCTCCGATG ggcTATGCTCCAGCTCCAGTCATGTACAGCTCTCCTCCACCAGAGGAGCTGAAGATGCAGAATATGGCCTCCTCACCTGCAGACCCCCTGCTAACCAAGGcagcacag GCTGACTCCGCCCACTTCCCTGAGGCTCCAGtgccccctccctcttcctccagTGCTCTGCCCGCTGACGGGGCTGCCACTTTCCAGATCCAGGATGGGAAAAACACCACCAACTTCCTGTAG
- the tmem109 gene encoding voltage-gated monoatomic cation channel TMEM109 codes for MTVPSLQTALGGLCLLLCGVMGSVSGEKQFESRSGSGMIQELRSAFTELAGEGRSYLGRLAGEQTVQSVQKAFAQVLAVVARSFADGLNILLEYVSHLLQAAGLAVNLSVNTVTPDGVIFVAQWVFLALIGYWLLSLALQLVASTVRRTLWLLKVGVALSCFGLILSDHSASSDTTAVRLAVLVFVCVLLGVGRGRGSGAEDKAAHLEEQVRILERRLREMEGWRRTEE; via the exons ATGACCGTCCCCTCCCTTCAGACAGCTCTAGGCGGACTGTGTCTGCTCCTCTGCGGCGTCATGGGCTCCGTTTCCGGGGAGAAACAGTTCGAGAGCCGCTCAGGGTCCGGGATGATCCAGGAGCTCCGGAGCGCCTTTACGGAGCTGGCCGGGGAGGGAAGGTCTTACCTGGGGAGACTGGCCGGAGAGCAGACGGTCCAGTCTGTGCAGAAG GCGTTCGCTCAGGTTCTGGCTGTGGTAGCACGAAGTTTTGCTGACGGTCTGAACATTCTCCTTGAGTATGTGTCACACCTGCTGCAGGCTGCTGGACTCGCAG TGAACCTTTCTGTCAACACTGTGACTCCTGACGGTGTGATCTTTGTGGCTCAGTGGGTTTTCCTGGCTCTTATTGGCTACTGGCTGCTGTCCCTTGCTCTCCAATTGGTCGCTTCCACTGTAAGGCGGACTCTATGGCTGCTGAAAGTGGGCGTTGCTCTGAGCTGTTTCGGACTCATCCTCAGCGACCACAGCGCGAGTTCAGACACTACAGCTGTTCGATTGGCTGTGCTGGTGTTTGTCTGCGTCTTATTGGGCgtggggagggggcggggctccGGGGCAGAGGATAAGGCTGCTCACCTGGAGGAGCAGGTGAGGATCCTGGAGAGGCGgctgagagagatggaggggtggaggaggacagaggagtaA
- the stx3a gene encoding syntaxin-3 yields MKDRLAQLKEKSDGGDDIEVPMENQAFMDDFFAQIEDIRTSIDKVDESITEIKKLYSTILSAPTSDQKTQDDVEALTNEIKKSANNARNKLKSIERQLESNTEDRSSADLRIRKSQHAILAKKFVEVMTRYNETQVDFRDKSKGRIARQLEITGKATTDEELDEMLEGGNAAVFSAGIMDSKINQQALNEIEARHKDIMRLESSIKELHDMFVDIAMLVENQGGMIDRIESNMDQSVGFVERAVADTKKAAKFQQEARRKQMMIFCCCVILSLILGSFLYSFIK; encoded by the exons ATGAAGGACCGTCTGGCTCAGCTGAAGGAG AAGAGTGATGGAGGAGATGACATCGAGGTTCCTATGGAGAACCAGGCATTCATGGATGACTTCTTTGCTCAG ATTGAAGATATCAGGACCAGCATCGATAAGGTGGACGAGAGTATCACAGAAATCAAGAAGCTTTACTCCACCATCCTGTCAGCCCCCACCTCTGATCaaa agaCTCAGGACGATGTTGAAGCTCTGACTAACGAGATCAAGAAGTCTGCAAACAATGCACGAAACAAACTCAAGA GTATTGAGCGTCAGCTGGAGTCAAACACAGAAGACAGATCCTCAGCTGATCTCAGGATACGTAAATCACAG CATGCAATTCTGGCCAAGAAGTTTGTGGAGGTGATGACGAGGTACAACGAAACTCAGGTTGACTTCAGAGACAAGAGCAAAGGACGCATTGCCCGCCAGCTCGAGATCA CGGGGAAAGCTACGACTGATGAGGAGCTGGACGAGATGCTCGAGGGAGGAAACGCTGCTGTGTTCTCTGCAGGG atcaTGGACTCTAAGATCAACCAGCAGGCTCTGAATGAGATCGAAGCTCGACACAAAGACATCATGAGGCTGGAGAGCAGCATCAAAGAGCTGCACGACATGTTTGTGGACATTGCCATGCTGGTCGAGAACCAG ggAGGAATGATTGACAGAATTGAGAGTAACATGGACCAATCAGTGGGCTTCGTGGAGCGTGCAGTGGCAGACACTAAGAAGGCAGCAAAGTTCCAGCAGGAGGCGCGCAGG aaacaaatgatgatcttctgctgctgtgtgattcTGTCCCTCATCCTTGGATCATTCCTCTACAGCttcatcaaataa